The genomic interval TACACTTTAATCATTCAACTTTAGTGTCTGCATATAATGTGATATCCTAGCTAATTAAACGTATCACAATATCATTTACACAGGTTTATTGTCTGTGAAATACATAGTAAAAGAGGGGGATTTCTCTTTTTGGGGCAAGCTCTATGTGTCATCTTACCCTGGTTTCATAAAGACGCGGCCAAAGTGGATCTGAGCATGGAGGTCAATATCCAGCACCTGTTTCAGGTAGTCCTAGGAGAAAAGTCATCCAGACATATTGATGCAAAACTTCACTACaaatcaatataaaataatctgTTACGACTCCAGAAACCATTGAActagtatgtgtgcgtgtgtgtgtgtgtgtgtgtgtgtgtgtgtgtgtgtgtgtgtgtgtgtgtgtgtgtgcgcgtgtgtgtgtgtgtgagagaggaaaagagagagagggagagggagagagaaataagaTATTTTCAAACAATACAAATGGTCTGGAATACACCTTTATCCCCACTGCTGTTCACTCTAACCACCACTAGGTGTCAGCAATATCCAATACACAGGGGTAGGGTACCTTCTCTCCCATGGACACTCCGCCTGAGGTGATAATGACGTCAGCACGGCTGATTCCCTCATTCAGAGCGTTGAGGAGGTCATCGGGGCTgtggtgcacacacgcaaacacgcacacaagcaaacacatatGTATGGGTAAAGTAAAAGCCTATTGCAGCCCGAGAACCAAAAACTGAGGTACAGGGGTTATGTAACAAACTGTTACAAGAATACatgaatactcgattctgatggGTCAATTACGGAATTTCCGTCTGTTATTTCTGAATAGCAGACCGTTGCTATGAATAACACAACGTTGCTATGGACCGTGTTTCTAACCGTTGCTTTAGAGGCAATATTATTTTGTTCattattgttttaaaaaaatcaataattTTTCATCAAATTATTGACGTGTAATAAGTGGGACAATGTACAGCGAGGCGTTCATTATCGTTAGATAAACGCAGAAAGAGGGCTGCAGATACGAGGGAAGGAGTAATGCAGGCGGAGGGACAGGGGGTCAAGGCCCCCGTCGGACGGCGAGGGGACACGCTGACAGACGCCAGACGGAGCCAGGGCGTACTTGTCTCCCACGATGCCCAGGTTGATGGTGGGGTAGCCGTGTTCCTGGATGGTGGCCAGCAGCGTGGAGCGGTTGCTGTCTCGGATCTTCCCTGGGTGGAGGTCGTCCTCTGGGTTCAGCAGCTAGAACGCGCAgaacaaccacacgcacacacacacacacgcacgcacgcacgcacacacacacacacacacacacacacacacacacacacacacacacacacacacatgatacaaCGCTGGAGCTACAGAGTCAGAGCTAACATGCTTCTACTGCACTATGAAGAGACGATAAGGAGATGTTTGTCGTTGACCTTTGACAAAAGCCACTGGTCGTGATCTGGATCTCAGGCTCAGAGAGCATGGATGTTGGGCTGGTTCCCTCCTATGGGTAACTGTAGGTTGTTTTTATGCATTCTGTGTTGTATTGTTCAGGGTCGTTTTGCTTAGCAGGCGTGGTAAGGGCAAGCCTCTGTTTGGAGGTTGTTTTAGTgtcattatatacatatatatagtaaacacacacacacatacacacacacacacacacacacacacacacacacacacacacacacacacacacacacacacacacgcgtgtgtgtttgtgtgtgtgtgtgtgtgtgtgtgtgtgtgtgtgtgtgtgtgtgtgtgtgtgtgtgtgtgtgtgtgtgtgtgtgtgtgtgtgtgtgtgtgtgtgtgtgtgtgtgtgtgtgtgtgtgtgtgtgtgtgtgtgtgtgtggtgtatatgGTACTGATGCAGCTTGAGGTTGTCTGGGGGCTCATTAGAAGAAGGATTTGATGATTTATGCCTAAGGTAAGCTGCAAGGCTTGGTGTTTGAataattgaacacacacacacacaaacatactcatACATGCACAAGCAaacatgcatgtatgcacacacatattataTTTCATGGTCTTAGCCCTATTTTTATAACTCCTATCCTTTTGTCTATTGTAATCAATACATTTGCATGTACCTTTACTTGAAAAGTGCTATGTCAGTGaatgttattatcattatgtgAGGTTAGCATTATAAGAGTACTCTAACTACTCTAACGACTTTAAGAGAACATGAATTGCCTTGACAAATAAAATGTCACTGTTGATGAAGTGTAAACAACATTGGTTGTTTTACAAGCCCCCTTTGCACAGCGATCCCACAACATTGCTTTAAAGAACATCTGGCATTATTCACAGAACCAAACATCCGGCTGTGTTCGGTTCATTATTTTCTGGCCAGCATCATCCAACCATAATGGGGGATGAACTGATTGTAGGAGTATGGTTGGGGTACTGTTGCTAGCCGTGCCCATTTGTACCACGCAAGCAACAAGTGTAAGTGTGATCAGAAATACgttggaggagaagtgattgagAAGCAGGGAGTCGCACACATAACACGTCGTCAAAATGTCCCAACCGTTCCACCATACCACTTCACCCTTTTTACACAATCCCCCATTCAGCGCCGTTACTATCTCTGCTGCCGGCTCAGAGGCAGAACCACAAGGCCAACCCCTTCCGTGTTTATACGGTTAATACACAAGGCGAGGCGAAATAACGCCACAACATTCTGAAAAGGCTGTGAACAGGCTGTGGAAGaggccacagacacacaaggggCATGCCCATGTTATTTTGggcttttagtttttattaaagCTCACCTCGTTGCCTGTCGACATGACAGCCACCACGGGGAACTTCTGCACCTCCACTTCGGTGACGCCAACCGTGGCAAGGAGGCCGATTTCAGACGGCCCCATGTGGGTGCCCTTACCCAGCACGCACTCCCCGCGCTTAATGTCATGGCCGATTGGCCTGGGGCATGATTGGTTGgtttggaagaaaaaaaatagaaaaataagttGAAGGAACACATTATAATTAAGGGTAGGTGTTTGCGTAATGTTTTGCAGCAAGAGCCATGTGAAGGCAATGAAAAGACCCAGAAATATTGGGCAGTTATGTGACGCTAGGTAATTAAAGCAGGCTAAAATGTAGCTTAAGCTTGATGCCAAGacagtttttctcttttcattGTATTGTAGTCACTCTAAATATATTCTTCATTCTTTTCTGCATGATCTATATCATTCATACATTCTTCATTTCTTGATCCTTCTGTGAATGAGTCTTATTTATCTTTGCGGCAATAACAAAGCAGTCTGGGTATTTTGTATGGGAAGGCAAGTGATAAATAAAGCTAGAGAAGagcaacaacaaccaacaacaaagaCAAAACAGAAGGCTCACCGGATGTCCTGGCCTGGACGGGCCTGAACCAAGATACGaacctccagctcctctgtaCCCTGAAAACCACATCCAAAGGCTTGTATGCAAGCACACACTGTGTAGTAGTGTTTACTGTCAGACACACTGTATTCTGTATAGTAGTGTTAACTGTCAAATACACTGTATGCTGTATAGTAGTGTTTACTGTCAAACACACTGTATGCTGTGTAGTAGTGTTTACTGTCCAACACACTGTATGCTGTATAGTAGTGTTTACTGTCAAATACACTGTATGCTGTATAGTAGTGTTTACTTTCAAACACACTGCATAAGAGTGTATACtgtgaaactcaaataaattgttttgAAGGATTTTACAAGGCATGGGCCAATTCATTTTCACTTAAGATAACTTCctactagtagtagtattagtagtagtagcagtcaCTCAATTCATTCGCTTTACATTTTCTGCATTCAATATTTCAGCAATGTTGACTCCACTTTGGACAGCAACCACCTCCAAGATTTGATATTTATCGTTATTTCTATATCCTTTTGTAGGGGAATGGACatctgggggtcagaggtgagaCTCACGTCCTCAGACTCGCGGAGCAGCTCTGTGTCCTCCACCTGGACCACGGCGTCGGCCCCGCACGGGATAGGGGCCCCCGTCGTCACCCTCATCACCTGGCCCGGCATCACTGTGTGGGTGGgctgcacacaccaacacaaaccccCTGATTAGACTGCTGTCCACAACACTACTGTGTGACCGACAGCAGGCTTGTACCCAGGCGCGGGCCGTCCAtgtgggcaggtggggcagcgAACTACTTGCAAAAGCCCAgaaaaatagttcctcagtaaatcattgctccaagtctATTTTTAATCATGTGATTGTCACATGAAtgatagtttctgtaggctttccaaCTATTTTTGGTGTGTTGACATCAAATTGTGGATGATGGCGGTGATGCTAGTTGAGTTGACGTGTCATGCTCATGCCATGTTGGGGCAGGGCAGCTCAGCGACCACATTCCTCCGTATGTttatcgcataaccctgcaggctgctaTAGGGATTTCAATTTGTGCTAAAAGACGCCGATATGGTCATATTCTAgatctgttgttgttttaactcAAACTATTCCACCAGTATCTTTCGTTTCTATATCTTATGCAGAAATGGCGAGTGGTGTTGCACATGTGATTAACAGTGTTGAGTTTCTGTTCTTTTTTCAATGCTTACTCATCATTTGTTTAGTTAgcatgttttaatgtagctcaaaaattgcatattaaaaaaacatatcaaTTGTGGGTGTGTCATAAgccagtagtttctgccccaCTGAAATTTAGGCTCATTGCATCACACTGGTTGTTCCTTTGCTCTGATGATGCCAGGGTACTTTGGGTAACATGTCACGGTGTTGGAGTGAACGCAAGGAGAAACACAATGCACAAAGATAAATACGCCCGCTTGACTGGGAGAATAGGCCACGCTTTACTTTGGTCTGGTGGGGCTTGGGAAAGaggaccggggttcaagtctagAGGTAGCGAAACCCGGGAGGAAGCAACATAGAGTACTAAAACTAAACCAAACCAAGCTAGAACTAACTTGCCCTTTTGGGGCTtgggtcaggggggtgtcatacATATTTGGCCAGTTAAGCCCTTTAAGaatgtaatggtgattaagggctatgcaaataaaataagCTAAACAGTGAATCCACTAGTGGGGCGGACCTGTTCTCCAGCTTGGGACTCTCCGATGATGAAGCGGTCACCTGGCCCATCGGCCGCtgaaaggagaagaagaaacatTCAGGGGCTGATCGCAGAATATAAATATCCCTCTGTCAATGGAAAAACAGAGGAATCACATAAAGAGTGAGCGACAGAGTGCGAGTGAGAAGCTCAATGCTCACCTCTCACAGCATAGCCATCCTTGACGGAGGCAGGGAACGGTGGAAGGTTGTCTTTGGCATAAACGTCCTGAGCCAGGACCCGACCCATCCCGTCTGAGGTCAACAGCCAGGTTCAGAGAGGAGATGCAGTCatgggagcgagagagaaagagagaccattgaagagatcacagagagagagagagagagagagagagagagagagagagagagagagagagagagagagagagagagagagagagagagagagagagagagagagagagagagagagagatgaaagagaAAGCATGTGACACCCTGCATCAGAATCTCACTGTATGACTCACCACctgacacaccacacagacacagacacaaacagacacacaatttCCTTTCATTTAAAATCCTCTGTATCATTAccccaataacaacaacaacaacgacaacaacaaaaaagacagagaaagaggaagagcaaATGCAAAGAAGCTGTCAGGGGGTTgggagacagagataaagatagagaggatgagagagagacagaagggaggaagaaaggCTAGGTAGAAGCAGTAGAGAGATAGAGTGTACGcgagtgggtggaggaggagaagaatccTAGCTCTTGAAATACCCCCGGTCTTGTGTGGCTATTTAAAGCCTGTGTCTTTGAGGTCTTGTGTGCTGTTATTACCTGAGCATTGATGCAAAGATTAGGGGCTCTGatatgaatgaatgcatgacAGACAACTAtgcacatatgcaaacacacaaacacaaaaacacacacacacacacacacacacacacacacacacacacacacacacacacacacacacacacacacacacacacacacacacacacacacacacacacacacacacacacacacacacacacactttgggggCTGAGCTAATCCATATAATACTTAACCGTGTCAAACACGTAGTAGTGTATACCCTACCCTTCCAACCCTTTCTTTAAAAACAAACGGTGTGACTGCCATGCCTCCCTAGGTGGCCGTTTGAGCAGCTTGTTAAGAGCGTGCACCGAGACCCACGTGCACTACCTTACAAAAATAGACCAGCGGTGATGTCACCACGCTGCAGAAGACCTGCAGAGTGTGACTCTCTGTTCGTCTCGGTTTGCACTGGATTACTTTTACAACAGAACACGGCGGTGTCGTTTCCTCCAGCCGCCTGACATCCGCTTAAATACAGCGGGCCGTTGTTTTCAGTCGTGTGGTTGGTTGGACAGTAGGAATAGGCGCAGTGACGTTGCTTTTGGGTCGTTATTAGGATTTGCTTTGGGTAATCCAAACACTTTGTGAAAATACATTTGTCGACGACATTGataacacaagcacgcacacaagaAGACACACGTGAACTCCTGAAACATCCAAGCAATCATCGATGTGTGTATGACGTGGGCATTGTGTGTGACCTGTGACACTGCCTGGTTATGGGGGGCGTTTTGGTGTGACAGTGATGCACGGAACAATATAGATATGTTGTGCTGGCAGGGGTTGATTTTACTAGCTTCATCTTCTTCACATTATTAACAATCCATGTTGTCCTGTAAGCTTACAAGTGAAGCGCTTGGCCATGAATGTGtgattgaatgtgtgtgtatcatttaaggagtgtatgtgtttgtttgtttttcttaattcctgcaatgtgtgtgtgtatgtgtgtgtgtgtgcgcctatgcatatatatatatatatatatatatatatatatatatatatatagttacacATCTGTTGTGGTGTGGTATGAACACACAAGCATTTCAAATCTGAATTCATGTTAATTTTACTCCTGACAAGATGGAAAGGGCTGAGAATACTCGCCGTAATACTCAATCGAATCAAATATGAGCAAGGAACAGTCAGATTTGTAGAAaaggtcccctttaaacacaAGCGGCGGCGTCGTCGAGTTGAATTTCAAagaaaccaaacaaaaccaaaaccaacTCAATGTTTAGAGTGAGCTTCTgtagcaatgtgtgtgtgtgggtttaacATGGCTGCTGGTGAACTGGGTGCATTGCTGTTgcaggtgtgtaggtgtgtaaaGGATGGAGACAGTTTGAGCGTTGTAGTCCTTTAATCTCCTTTAGTGTTGTTCTCATCTGCAAcctcagacagacagccaaccAAGCAACAATCCGACAGATACAATGCGCTGCCACCACTCTCACACCATTTCTGCACCATTCAATAAGGTGTAGCCACAGAAACACAAAGCCTCAAATGCACACGGAAGACTTATCGATTGTTCTCTACAATGTGGCTTTTGCTAAGTGATCTGCGTGCGATGATCTCGCGTTAAGCTACGATATGCACGATTTGCGATtctttgataaaacacaaactCATCACcgctcccccttcctcctctctcaaaATCCTGCCCCCCATCAAGGGATGAGGCATGAGATTTCTCTTTGAGCGTTTCAACTCCATCCCTGTAGCCTTAAAGCCAGCAACAACGTTGCATAGTGtacctttaacaaaaagacCCCAAATAAAATGACGAATAAATGCTCTGCTTCATCCCGGGGGGGCAGTGAGACACACCTCTGTAGTTGATGATCTCGTTGCCTAGGATGGCGGTCATCTCCAGCACAGTGATGAAGGCCTTGTCCATGGaggtgagggggaagggggacatGCGATGCCTCCGGGCCACCTTTGTGATGTCCACCGCACTGTGACCTGTCCAGGGCAGACGTCGGGAACGCAGcgtgcacacagagacacacacgcagatgcacacacgcagatgcacacacacacacacacacacacacacacacacacacacacacaagtgggcAAAGCgtcaacgcacaaacacacacacgcatacacatacacactttgtTACCGAAGCCCACCACCATGTGTCTAAAAAGTGAGTTGGttctggtttggtttggtttcttCAAAGCTTAACTTGAAGCCGCCTATTTTGTTTAAAAGGGACCAGTTATATAAATCAGACTTTGGCAATTAACTCAGCCCTTTTCATCCAGTCAGTGGTATAACTCACGTGAAGTAAAACAACCGGATTTGATAGCCTTCTGTGTGTTTATACTGCAGCATAAAAGATGTGCAACTGTCAAGGCGGTTCACCCCACTCCAACGAGAGAAGACATGTAGCGACACCCGGTGAAACATGCATATGCACAAttctggtgtgcatgtgtgtgctagGGTGTTTGTGTTGCTTTAGCAACAGAGCATTCACATTTTATTGGTAGGTGTTGAATACcttgcccccccctctcctgccGCTGCGTGGAGGCTTCTCTTGGCAGTGGGTCCCGCTAGTCTATTAATACACCTTGTAATATCTCTGAACTTAACAAAGCAAGGTGTAACTAATGcaatctgctctctctctctctctctctctctctctctctctctctctctctctctctctctctctctctctctctctctctctttcatcctcCACACATATTCAGTATGTGTCTCCTGCTCACTCTTTTCCTCTATTTACCTCCTCTGCATTAAAGCAACAAGAAAATGCCCTTTTTTTTATCGTGACCCAATTTCTTGTATtttctgctcacacacacagtgggcagTGCACTGACTGCGCACATGGGTAAACACATACAAGCCATGTGGTTTTGGACATGCagtcaaacgcacacacaaacacacacacacacacacacacacacacacacacacacgcacacacacgcatgcgcactgGTGCATTGGACAACAAAGGCCCTTTGAGTCAGTAGACTTTATACTCACTTGATCTTAGGATATTTTCTTTGCTGCTGCATCGTGACTGCAcctggagagagatagagagagagagagatacagagataatgagagggagagaaacagagacagcaaaagaacgaaggagagagagagtacatgAAGAGAGAATAGATAACCCAAGATAATATGAGATAAACCAGAACTCAATTCTTTTTTGGGACATGCTACAGAGACATGAGTTCTTCTGCTCTTTATATTCAAAAAAAGGCTTCCCCCTTCCATGCTAACAGGTAGAAGCGGGGCTGGTTGGAGGACATTGTGGGTGTCCACTGCGGCTAGGTATTTTTGTGGTTGTCCGGTTGTCGGGGGAGATGGATGCTTCTCCCATGTTATGACATCTCTACCATTCTACATGTAGCTAGCTAATTTGGCCaaaagggtcaaaggtcacattaAGGTCACACGTAAAACAACAGTggtcattttttgtttttttccaccgGCATCAGGTTGGACAACAAGAACACCGGACAGATTTTCGGTTTGtattttctattctattccAATTTTGGACAATGACAAACTAAGTGACTTTTTGGATCATGCTGTGCCACAAGATTgtttaacagacacacacacacacacacacacacacacacacacacacacacacacacacacacacacacacacacacacacacacacacacacacacacacacacacacacacacacacacacacacacacacacacacacacacacacacacacacacaaacatggacacacacaattTTTGATAATGGGGGAGGGGGATCTGTTGTGGTACCAGGGGTACAGAGTGCCCGTTATAGGTCACAGGTGGATGGGTGGATCTCACGCtttgcaccacacacacatgcaccgagTTCTGTTCAATCTGTTGGGGGTAGGgggtcgggtggggggggggggagcaggggctGAAATAATATCAATTATGTTGGCAAGAAGACCAAACGGTTATGAGACGTCGACCTGTCTCAAGCCTGTGGAGACGTCTCAATGGAGCGTGCTGCTAGTTTTTAGGGGAAAAGGTCAGCACATCAGCCTGCGTATATCTGTGGACAGCAGCTATCCCTCCGCCTGCCTGACTCCCCCATCGTCTCCCAGACAGAACGCGCCGCTCTATTGGCCCTGTCTGTCAGCCCCATTTGGATCCTGCTGATTCCgaggttgtgcatgtgtgtgtgcgcgtgtgcgtgtgtgtgtgtgtgtgtgtgtgtgtgtgtgtgtgtgtgtgtgtgtgtgtgtgtgtctaaggagTGGCCAGGGGGCTGTTGAGTGGTCAAAAGAAGTACGCACAACATCCCCCTcaccgccccttcctccccacCTTTTAAAAAAATGGACAAAAGAACTGCCTCCCcaatccctctcccccccaccccaccccaacacacatacacatacacacacacacacatacacacacgcactcacacactgtcCCTCAATGATACCATGGGGCAACCGAGATGGGTGGGGTGAGTGGAGTGGGCGAGATGGCGGATGAGGAGTAGCAGATAGACgtttgaaggagaaggagacagaccagacggacagagagagagagagaaataaagcaaAGGAAATGCTTGGCCTGGCCTTTTCGAAAAgccacagataaaaaaaatatagttGATTAAAACAACATCAATACAAAGTGGTGGACggggtaataaaaaaaatccaaaaagcTTCAACGAAATGAACAACAGCGACAAAACGGAGAGAGCTAGCGAGGAACCAGACAGGCTAAGACACCACTGAGCCTCCACAGAGCCGAGAACGCAAGGCCAGAAGAGGTGAAGAAAAAGCTGAAtaaaacaaagaagaagaagaagaagaagaagaaaaaaatgcagACAAGAATGCAAAGAACATAAGacaagaagaaaaacaacaacatcaccaccaacaacaacaacaacaacaacaacaacaacaacaacaacgtcaaCGTGAAGCTATAACAACATCCTGATGGCGTCTACTTTACGCACAAACTCAGCACACCAGACACGGCTAGACGAAAGCAGAGCATGTTAATCCCCGGCGACAGAGCGACAGCgtgagacaggcagagggacgagggatggagacagggagCGGGCAAAGGTCAAGAGGTCAGAGAGGTTGACGCGAGATGGAAAGGTGGAAGAAAAACACAAGCGGAAAACAAATGAGGCAGAtagaaaggtaaaaaaaagataagaaaCAGAGGTCAGATCCAAAAGAAACAGAACCAAAGAAAGAGAAGACACGATGATAGACAATGGAAATCAAAGAGGACAACTACAAAAAGAGAGCGCGTGggtccagacagagagagagacagagagacaaaagaagagagagacaaacaaaaagacagagagagagagagagagagagagagagagacagagacagagacagagacagagacagagacagagagagagagagagagagagagagagagagagagagagagagagagagagagagaagagagagagaggagagagagagagagagagagagagagagagagagagagagagagagagagagcagagacagagacagagagagagagagagagagagagagagagagagagagacagagacagagacagagacagagacagagacagagagagagagagagagagagagagagagagagagagagaggggggggggggggggggggagcggggggggcgcGTGGGGTTAGGGAGTGTGGAGGGGGCTGGGTGGGTGCTGTGGGTGGGGCGCGTGGGGTTAGGGATAGTTACTCGAGAGTTGAAGGTCCTCCTGCGATCATCTTTAAGCCCCTCCAACCTACACTGGAGCTAGTGGGGACAGAGCAATGGAATCACAGGCATCAGTGCATCTGTCCCGGGACGAAAgccagcacagacacacaccaaacaccaagaggcaaacacacacacacacacacacacacacacacacacacacacacacacacacacacacacacacacacacacacacacacacacacacacacacacacacacacacacacacacacacacacacacacacacacacacacacacacaaatgNNNNNNNNNNNNNNNNNNNNNNNNNNNNNNNNNNNNNNNNNNNNNNNNNNNNNNNNNNNNNNNNNNNNNNNNNNNNNNNNNNNNNNNNNNNNNNNNNNNNTTCATTAATAAATGGATTCATAAAATGGTAGCACGTTGGGTGTGATGCCTCTACTTCGGAGAGTTATAAGTCACGCTTAAAGGCTTATCCAATTAACCCCTCGTAGCTCATTTGCAAAGCGACATAAGCTTATGGTCAAGTAAGCTTCGTTACTTTTCGCCACGAGTTAAGCATCAGTCTCAAGGCGCCCTGCCGCCGGTGGCCAGCAGAGGTCAGTATAGCCTTCGAGCAAGGCTTAGCGGACTGCACGAAGTTGAATAATGGACTGTAAGAGAAGTAGAGAGGGGAGCGGTCTGCAGACAACGTCTGGGGTTGTCCAGAGCCGCACTG from Gadus macrocephalus chromosome 21, ASM3116895v1 carries:
- the gphnb gene encoding gephyrin b, which translates into the protein MTGLKHLRNTGALVPASEVLLQHTPTSSFIVKLQCRLEGLKDDRRRTFNSRVQSRCSSKENILRSSHSAVDITKVARRHRMSPFPLTSMDKAFITVLEMTAILGNEIINYRDGMGRVLAQDVYAKDNLPPFPASVKDGYAVRAADGPGDRFIIGESQAGEQPTHTVMPGQVMRVTTGAPIPCGADAVVQVEDTELLRESEDGTEELEVRILVQARPGQDIRPIGHDIKRGECVLGKGTHMGPSEIGLLATVGVTEVEVQKFPVVAVMSTGNELLNPEDDLHPGKIRDSNRSTLLATIQEHGYPTINLGIVGDNPDDLLNALNEGISRADVIITSGGVSMGEKDYLKQVLDIDLHAQIHFGRVFMKPGLPTTFATMEMDGARKLIFALPGNPVSAVVTCNLFVIPALRKMQGILDPRPTIIKARLSCDVKLDPRPEYHRCILTWHHQEPLPWAQSTGNQVSSRLMSMRSANGLLMLPPKTEQYVELHKGEVVDVMVIGRL